The nucleotide sequence CTGCGTCTGCACCTGCTCTCGCACCGCCTGGTCAAACCCAACACGATCAACCTGACCGGCATCTTCGGCGCGCTGCCGAACGTGGTGTGGACCAACCACGGCCCCTGCCCGGCCGACGACTTCGAGGCCACCCGCCTGCGCATCCGGGCCGGCGGCGGCCCGGGCACCCGGGTCGAGGTGACCGGCGTGGACAAGTTCCCGCGGATGACCGACTACGTGCTGCCCACCGGTGTGCGCATCGCCGACGCCAGCCGCGTGCGCCTGGGCGCCCACCTGGCCGAGGGCACCACCGTGATGCACGAGGGCTTCGTCAACTTCAACGCCGGCACGGTCGGCCACTCGATGGTCGAGGGCCGGATCTCGCAGGGCGTCGTGGTCGGTGAGGGCTCCGACATCGGCGGCGGCGCGTCGATCATGGGCACGCTCTCCGGCGGCGGCAAGGAGGTCGTCTCGATCGGCGAGCGCTGCCTGCTGGGCGCGAACGCCGGCCTGGGCATCAGCCTGGGCGACGACAGCATCGTCGAGGCGGGGCTCTACCTGACGGCCGGCACCAAGGTGCTGCTGCTGACCGACCCGAAGACCGGCGCCCGCGCGGAGAACCCGCAGCTGATCAAGGCCCGTGAGCTGTCCGGCGCCACCGGCGTGCTGTTCCGCCGCAACTCGGTCACCGGCGCCGTCGAGGCCCTGGCCCGCACCGGCGGCTCGTTCTCGTTCGAGCTGAACGCCGCGCTGCACGCCAACGCCTGAAACACGTCACGGCAAGGGAGTTCCACCTCCGGGGAGGAAGGGCATGACCGACATCGACCCCACCCGTCCCGTTCCCTCCGGCGGCCCGAGAGCCGGCACACCGCGGCAGGAACGGCCCGGCAACCGGTACGGCCGCACCCAGCCGATGCGGGCGGGGCGGCCGGGCGGCACCGAAAAGCCCTACGACGAACAGCCCTACGAAGACCAGCCCCACGACCGTGAACCGGGTAACCAGATGGGCCGCACGCGTAAGACCAGGAAGCGCAACCCCTTCCGCGGCCTCCTGGTCGCGCTCACGGTGATCCTGGTGACCGCCGGGATCGCCGTGGGCGGGGCCTGGTTCTGGTTGCAGGGGGCGGTCGGCCCGGTGACGATCCGCGAGATCTGCACCGGCGAGTTCACCGACGGCTCCAGCCACACCCTGGAGACCGACCAGGCGAACAACGCGGCGATCATCACCGCGGTCGCCGAGAAGCGCGACTTCCCGGTGCGGGCGGCCACGATCGCCGTGGCCACCGCCATCCAGGAGTCCAAGCTGCGCAACATCACCTACGGCGACCGTGACTCCGTGGGCCTGTTCCAGCAGCGTCCCTCGCAGGGCTGGGGCACCAAGGAAGAGCTGCTCGACCCGATCTACGCCACCAACGCGTTCTACGACGAGCTGGAGAAGATCGGCGATCTCGACGAGCTGACCATCACCGAGGCCGCGCAGAAGGTGCAGCGTTCCGCCTACCCGGAGGCCTACGCCGACCACGAGCCGGAGGCCCGCATGGTGGTCTCCCCGCTGGCCGGCTACTCCCCCGGCGGCTGGAACTGCATCCTGCGGGAAGACGACGAGCTGACCGCCGAGACCCCGGGCGACAACGGCCTCACCACCCGCGCCGAGAGTGTGAAGGCGGCGGCGAAAGAGGAACTGGGCCGGAACAAGTCGACCGTCGACGCGGCCGGCACCGGGCTGACCTTCTCGGTCCCGGCCGACACCGACGACCGGTACGCCTGGGCCATGGCGTCCTGGGCCCTGGGCCGGGCCGACGAGCTCGGGGTGCGTCAGGTGGCTCTGGCCGGGCACCGCTGGGACCGCGCCACGTCCAGCGACGGCTGGGTGGCGGTGGACACCGGGCTGAGCGCGCGCGAGGTCGAGATCACGGTGTACTGAGGGCCGAAGGCCGCGCGTGGAGCGGTCTTTCGTCGTCCACCAACAAGAAGCCCGGTGATCGGACCCAACGATCACCGGGCTTCTTCGGTGGAACTGACGCTCAGCGCTCGCCGAGGTCCAGGTAGGGGCGCTCGGTGGCGCCGATGTAGACCTGGCGCGGACGCCCGATCTTGGTCTGCTTGTCGTCGGTCATCTCGCGCCACTGCGCGATCCAGCCGGGCAGACGGCCGAGGGCGAACAGCACCGTGAACATCTTGGTCGGGAAACCCATCGCCTTGTAGATGAGGCCCGTGTAGAAGTCCACGTTCGGGTACAGCTTGCGCTCGATGAAATAGTCGTCGTTGAGCGCGATCTCCTCGAGCCGCAGGGCGATCTCGAGCAGCGGGTCGTCGACGCCGAGCCCGCGCAGGATGTCGTCGGCGGTCTTCTTGATGATCGCCGCGCGGGGGTCGTAGTTCTTGTACACGCGGTGGCCGAAGCCCATCAGCCGGACGCCGCCCTCGCGGTTCTTCACCTTGTTCATGAAGGTGTCGGGGCCGTCGGGAGAACGCTGGATCTCTTCCAGCATCTCCAGCACCGCCGAGTTCGCGCCGCCGTGCAGCGGACCGGAGAGCGCGTGGATGCCGGCCGAGACCGAGGCGAACAGGTTGGCCTGGCCGGAGCCGACCAGCCGGACCGTGGACGTCGAACAGTTCTGCTCGTGGTCTGCGTGCAGAATGAACAGCAGGTCAAGGGCTTTCGCCAGAACCGGGTCGACGTCGTAGGGCTCGGCCGGGAACCCGAAGGTCATCCGCAGGAAGTTCTCCACCAGGCCCTGCGAGTTGTCCGGGTAGAGCAGCGGCTGACCGACCGACCGCTTGTAGGCGTAGGCCGCGATCGTGGGCAGCTTGGCGAGCAGACGCGTGGTGGCCAGCTCGACCTGGTCGTGGTCGCGGATGCTGAGGCTGTCCGGGTAGAACGTGCCCAGTGCCGAGACCGCCGCCGACAGCACCGGCATCGGGTGCGCGTCGCGGGGGAAACCGTCGAAGAAGTTCTTGAAGTCCTCGTGCAGCAGGGTGTGCCGCTGAATCCGGGTGGTGAAGTCTTCCAGCTGGGCCGCCGTCGGCAGCTCGCCGTAGATCAGCAGGTAACTGACCTCGATGAACGAGGACTTCTCCGCCAGCTCGGCGATCGGATAACCGCGGTAGCGCAGGATTCCCGCGTCGCCGTCGATGTACGTGATCGCGGAGGTGCAGGACGCCGTGTTGGTGAAACCCGGGTCCAAGGTGACGTAACCGGTCGTGGAGAGGAGGGAGGCGACACTGAAACCGGATCCACCTTCGGTGGCCCGGGTCACTCCCAGGTCGAGTTCGCCGCCTGGGTAGTTCAGGGTGATCTGATCAGATCCGTCGGACATGAAGACGCTCCCACGCTGGTGTCTGGGTCCAGGGTCTATCGACCGGGTGTCTCGGGGACACACGGCCTTAACGCAAGTTACCCCCCGTTGAACCGGGTGAGCCATCCGGACCAGCTGTGCGGCGGGCGAGCTTCGCCACGGACTCGTCACTGACGGTCAGAGCCACGCGCACGTGCCGGGCGCCCGAAGGGCCGTAGAAGTCCCCGGGTGTGACCAGCACCCCACGCGCGGCGAGGTCCGAGACGGTGTCCCAGCAGGGTTCGTCACGGGTGGCCCAGAAGTAGAGTCCGGCTTCCGAGTGATCGATCTTGAAGCCCTCGGCGACCAGCCACTCACGCATGAGTTCACGCCGCCGGGCGTACCGCTCCCGCTGCTGCGCGACGTGCTCGTCGTCGCCGAGCGCCACCCGCAGGGCCTCCTGCACCGGCCACGGGACGATCATCCCGGCATGCTTGCGGATCTCCAGAATGCGGCGCACCAGAACGGGATCCCCGGCCACGAAGGCCGCGCGGTAGCCCGCCAGGTTGGACTGCTTGCTGGTGGAGTAGACCGCGAGCAGGCCCTCGTGCGAGCCGCCGCAGACCTCGGGGTCGAGGATGCTCGGCACCTCGACGCCGTCCCAGCCGAGTTCGGCGTAGCACTCGTCGCTGGCCACGACCGCACCGATCGAGCGGGCCCATTCGACGGTCTTGCGCAGGTGCTCGACCCCGAGCACCTTTCCGGTCGGGTTGCCCGGCGAGTTCAGCCAGACCAGCTTCACCGTTCCGGCGGCCGGGCCGACCTGGAGCGTGCCGTCGGCGGCCAGCGGGGTGGCGCCGGCCAGCCGCGCACCCACGTCGTACGTGGGATATGCCACTTGGGGATGCATCACCACATCGCCCGGGCCGAGCCCCAGAAGGGTGGGCAGCCAGGCGACGAGTTCTTTGGACCCGACCG is from Kineosporia corallincola and encodes:
- a CDS encoding citrate synthase → MSDGSDQITLNYPGGELDLGVTRATEGGSGFSVASLLSTTGYVTLDPGFTNTASCTSAITYIDGDAGILRYRGYPIAELAEKSSFIEVSYLLIYGELPTAAQLEDFTTRIQRHTLLHEDFKNFFDGFPRDAHPMPVLSAAVSALGTFYPDSLSIRDHDQVELATTRLLAKLPTIAAYAYKRSVGQPLLYPDNSQGLVENFLRMTFGFPAEPYDVDPVLAKALDLLFILHADHEQNCSTSTVRLVGSGQANLFASVSAGIHALSGPLHGGANSAVLEMLEEIQRSPDGPDTFMNKVKNREGGVRLMGFGHRVYKNYDPRAAIIKKTADDILRGLGVDDPLLEIALRLEEIALNDDYFIERKLYPNVDFYTGLIYKAMGFPTKMFTVLFALGRLPGWIAQWREMTDDKQTKIGRPRQVYIGATERPYLDLGER
- the dapC gene encoding succinyldiaminopimelate transaminase translates to MTASRLVLPDFPWDKLAPYKARAGQHPDGIVDLSVGTPVDPTPELIQRALAAAADAPGYPQTYGTPALREAVAAWFARRRGVPALDPDGVLPTVGSKELVAWLPTLLGLGPGDVVMHPQVAYPTYDVGARLAGATPLAADGTLQVGPAAGTVKLVWLNSPGNPTGKVLGVEHLRKTVEWARSIGAVVASDECYAELGWDGVEVPSILDPEVCGGSHEGLLAVYSTSKQSNLAGYRAAFVAGDPVLVRRILEIRKHAGMIVPWPVQEALRVALGDDEHVAQQRERYARRRELMREWLVAEGFKIDHSEAGLYFWATRDEPCWDTVSDLAARGVLVTPGDFYGPSGARHVRVALTVSDESVAKLARRTAGPDGSPGSTGGNLR
- the dapD gene encoding 2,3,4,5-tetrahydropyridine-2,6-dicarboxylate N-succinyltransferase, encoding MTEASSTSPVTPSSSRLAWGYGLASSTEAGVVLDTWFPAPQLGEAPEDSPYAVPADLASLEGTDPHRKVRLHVVRTVIDLDAEPKDTPDAYLRLHLLSHRLVKPNTINLTGIFGALPNVVWTNHGPCPADDFEATRLRIRAGGGPGTRVEVTGVDKFPRMTDYVLPTGVRIADASRVRLGAHLAEGTTVMHEGFVNFNAGTVGHSMVEGRISQGVVVGEGSDIGGGASIMGTLSGGGKEVVSIGERCLLGANAGLGISLGDDSIVEAGLYLTAGTKVLLLTDPKTGARAENPQLIKARELSGATGVLFRRNSVTGAVEALARTGGSFSFELNAALHANA